In Bacillus sp. KH172YL63, one genomic interval encodes:
- the katG gene encoding catalase/peroxidase HPI has translation MEHNNRPDQKDHTAAGQCPVTHHKDSAITTTTAPGGTTNRDWWPNMLNLNILRQHDRKSNPMGEDFNYKEEFAKLDYDALKQDLHNLMTDSQDWWPADYGHYGPFFIRMSWHAAGTYRETDGRGGSSTGAQRFAPLNSWPDNVNLDKARRLLWPIKQKYGNKISWADLLVLTGNVALESMGLKTFGFGAGREDIWHPEEDVYWGSEKEWLADNRYSGDRELENPLAAVQMGLIYVNPEGPNGEPDPLGSARDIRDTFGRMGMNDEETVALVAGGHTFGKAHGAGDASLVGDDPEAADVEHQGFGWQSSYGKGKGRDTISSGVDGAWTTNPTTWDNGYFDLLFGYEWELTKSAAGASQWAPVGMTEEHMAPDAEDPSIKVKTMMTTADMALRMDPDYEKISRRFHENPEAFADAFSRAWFKLLHRDMGPKARYWGPEVPAEDLIWQDPVPAVDYDLSDAEVASLKQQILETCLTVSELVKTAWASASTYRGSDMRGGANGARIRLAPQKDWEANEPHQLEKVLGVFEELQSKLDKKVSLADLIVLGGNAAIEKAAKDAGYDVTVPFSPGRGDATPEQTDADNFGVLEPVSDGFRNYQKQKYAVSPEEMLVDKAQLLGLTAPEMTVLIGGMRALGANHGDSKHGIFTDRVGTLNNDFFVNLLDMGIEWKPAGFNEYEGRDRKTGEVVRTATRFDLVFGSNSVLRALAEVYAQDDNKEKFVNDFVAAWVKVMDADRFDLR, from the coding sequence CGACGAACCGTGACTGGTGGCCGAACATGCTCAACCTTAACATCCTTCGTCAGCACGACCGTAAGTCAAATCCGATGGGAGAAGACTTCAATTATAAGGAAGAATTCGCGAAGCTTGATTACGATGCGTTAAAGCAGGATCTTCATAATCTGATGACAGACAGCCAGGATTGGTGGCCTGCCGATTATGGGCATTACGGTCCCTTCTTCATCCGGATGTCATGGCACGCAGCAGGTACATACCGTGAAACCGACGGCCGCGGGGGAAGCTCAACCGGTGCACAGCGTTTCGCGCCGCTTAACTCCTGGCCTGATAACGTTAACTTAGATAAAGCAAGACGCCTTCTATGGCCGATCAAACAGAAATACGGCAACAAGATCTCCTGGGCCGACCTGCTTGTACTGACAGGTAACGTCGCACTTGAGTCCATGGGATTGAAAACATTCGGTTTCGGTGCCGGCCGCGAGGATATTTGGCATCCTGAAGAAGATGTATATTGGGGATCTGAGAAGGAATGGCTTGCAGACAACCGCTATTCCGGCGACCGTGAGCTAGAGAACCCGCTTGCTGCCGTGCAGATGGGTCTGATCTACGTGAATCCGGAAGGCCCTAACGGCGAGCCTGATCCACTTGGAAGTGCACGAGACATCCGTGATACATTCGGCCGCATGGGCATGAACGATGAAGAAACCGTTGCACTCGTTGCCGGCGGTCATACGTTCGGTAAAGCCCACGGTGCCGGTGACGCTTCCCTAGTCGGAGACGATCCGGAAGCAGCAGACGTCGAGCACCAGGGCTTCGGCTGGCAGAGTTCTTACGGAAAAGGAAAAGGCCGTGACACGATCTCAAGTGGTGTGGACGGCGCCTGGACGACGAACCCGACTACATGGGACAACGGCTACTTCGACCTTCTGTTCGGATATGAGTGGGAGCTGACGAAGAGTGCAGCAGGCGCATCTCAATGGGCACCTGTCGGCATGACGGAAGAACATATGGCACCTGATGCCGAAGATCCATCCATCAAAGTGAAGACGATGATGACGACTGCCGATATGGCGCTCCGCATGGATCCGGATTACGAGAAGATTTCCCGCCGCTTCCATGAGAACCCTGAAGCGTTCGCCGATGCGTTCTCACGTGCATGGTTCAAGCTCCTTCACCGTGATATGGGACCGAAAGCAAGATACTGGGGTCCTGAAGTGCCGGCAGAAGACTTGATCTGGCAAGATCCGGTCCCTGCAGTGGATTACGATCTTTCTGACGCAGAAGTTGCTTCATTGAAACAACAAATCCTTGAAACCTGCTTAACCGTCAGCGAGCTTGTGAAGACGGCATGGGCGTCTGCAAGCACTTACCGTGGATCCGACATGCGCGGCGGCGCTAACGGTGCACGTATCCGCCTTGCCCCGCAGAAAGACTGGGAAGCGAACGAACCTCATCAGCTTGAAAAAGTACTCGGCGTCTTCGAAGAACTGCAAAGCAAGCTCGACAAAAAAGTCAGCCTTGCTGACCTGATCGTCCTTGGCGGAAATGCAGCCATCGAAAAAGCCGCTAAAGACGCAGGCTATGATGTGACCGTTCCATTCTCCCCTGGCCGCGGTGATGCGACACCTGAACAGACCGATGCCGATAACTTCGGTGTATTGGAACCTGTATCAGACGGATTCCGCAACTACCAGAAGCAGAAATACGCTGTCAGCCCGGAAGAAATGCTTGTTGACAAAGCACAATTACTCGGCCTGACCGCCCCTGAAATGACGGTTCTGATCGGCGGTATGCGTGCACTCGGCGCCAACCACGGCGACTCGAAGCACGGTATCTTCACTGACCGTGTCGGCACGCTGAACAACGATTTCTTCGTGAACCTGCTTGATATGGGGATCGAATGGAAACCGGCCGGCTTCAACGAGTACGAAGGCCGCGACCGCAAAACAGGCGAAGTCGTCCGCACAGCTACACGCTTCGACCTCGTCTTCGGTTCCAACTCCGTCCTCCGTGCACTTGCAGAAGTGTACGCCCAGGATGACAACAAAGAGAAATTTGTGAACGACTTTGTTGCCGCGTGGGTGAAAGTGATGGATGCAGACCGGTTTGATTTGAGATAA
- a CDS encoding DMT family transporter, producing the protein MYGVGLAIMAGILISLQNVFNARVSEKTGPWATTSLVLGLGLVCSLPVFYTMEDKSILDFSGVNPVFLFSGVFGVGIVFFLMRGVTLIGPAYAISIALISQITIAFVVNTGGWFGFEPSSLSWEKILGIGLLIGGVLVYKLEKRTGSVEEAAVEERIGA; encoded by the coding sequence ATGTACGGAGTAGGACTTGCCATCATGGCAGGCATTTTAATCAGCTTACAAAACGTATTCAACGCACGTGTCAGTGAAAAAACAGGCCCGTGGGCGACAACGAGCCTCGTACTCGGCCTCGGCCTCGTCTGTTCACTGCCCGTTTTCTATACAATGGAAGACAAAAGCATCCTCGACTTCAGCGGAGTCAACCCGGTCTTCCTGTTCAGCGGCGTATTCGGCGTCGGCATCGTATTCTTCCTAATGCGGGGCGTCACCCTGATCGGACCGGCGTACGCGATCTCCATCGCACTCATCTCACAGATCACCATCGCATTTGTCGTCAACACAGGCGGATGGTTCGGATTTGAGCCTTCATCCCTGTCCTGGGAAAAAATCCTTGGCATCGGCTTGCTGATCGGCGGCGTACTGGTGTATAAGCTGGAGAAGCGAACTGGTAGTGTGGAAGAGGCTGCGGTTGAGGAGCGGATTGGGGCATAG
- a CDS encoding Crp/Fnr family transcriptional regulator, with the protein MKEIQGAEPDTMLKEFELERYFPEDFRSLIKVYGFEKGDVLFSAGEAFHELYFLTKGKIKIFTNTPDGKMLINRFKRPLAVLGDVEYAKGSAVINSVEAVTDGVFISLPFKDLSRLEREHPAIIRFLFDTVAHKFYTESHATSMHMLYPVEVRLASYLLSISEAGEGTMFHQEMHTSNLMELAEWIGTSYRHLNRVLKKMASDDLIDRVNGSITIKNLEKLSILAKGNIYE; encoded by the coding sequence ATGAAAGAAATTCAAGGGGCAGAGCCCGATACTATGTTAAAAGAATTTGAGCTCGAGCGGTACTTTCCAGAAGATTTCCGATCCCTTATCAAAGTGTACGGGTTTGAAAAAGGCGATGTGCTGTTTTCTGCAGGGGAAGCATTTCATGAACTGTATTTCCTGACGAAGGGGAAAATCAAAATCTTCACCAATACACCGGACGGCAAGATGCTCATCAACCGGTTCAAGCGTCCGCTTGCGGTGCTCGGCGATGTGGAATATGCAAAGGGAAGTGCAGTCATCAACTCGGTGGAAGCGGTGACCGACGGGGTGTTCATATCGCTCCCGTTCAAGGATTTATCAAGGCTTGAACGTGAACATCCGGCGATCATCCGCTTCCTGTTTGATACCGTCGCCCATAAATTCTACACAGAGTCCCACGCAACAAGCATGCACATGCTATATCCGGTTGAAGTGAGGCTCGCAAGCTACCTGCTCTCGATCTCAGAAGCAGGGGAAGGGACGATGTTTCATCAGGAAATGCACACATCCAACCTGATGGAACTCGCCGAATGGATCGGCACAAGCTACCGCCACCTCAACCGAGTACTGAAGAAGATGGCCTCAGACGACCTGATCGACCGGGTCAACGGCTCCATCACCATCAAAAACCTTGAAAAACTCAGCATCCTTGCTAAAGGAAACATCTATGAATAA
- a CDS encoding DMT family transporter translates to MKGALFALLGGLCITMQGIFNARMSDAIGGWHTTSIVHLVAFAIAITIYMKVRDGKGKSFRQVPFLYLIAGSFGVLVVFSELTAIHMIGPAAAIAILLVAQIGTAFLIESRGWFGEKRIPVTKRQIAGLSMMLAGVILLQL, encoded by the coding sequence ATGAAAGGTGCTTTATTTGCGCTGCTTGGCGGTCTTTGTATCACCATGCAGGGAATCTTTAATGCCAGAATGAGTGACGCGATCGGAGGCTGGCATACGACGTCGATCGTCCATCTTGTCGCCTTCGCGATCGCCATAACGATTTATATGAAAGTAAGGGACGGGAAAGGGAAGAGCTTCCGGCAGGTCCCGTTTCTATACCTGATCGCAGGATCATTCGGCGTGCTCGTCGTGTTCTCTGAACTGACGGCCATCCATATGATCGGGCCCGCAGCCGCGATCGCGATCCTGCTCGTGGCACAGATCGGAACAGCCTTTCTTATTGAATCACGGGGCTGGTTCGGTGAAAAGCGGATCCCGGTCACAAAGAGGCAGATCGCCGGTCTCTCAATGATGCTTGCAGGCGTCATTCTGCTTCAATTGTAG
- a CDS encoding ATP-binding protein, translating into MQHFLINLLVIFLSILFMQFWLNQPLRYNRRNEFVMFISLGFAILLCMLFPFKISAGLIFDLRFISFILACFYAHPFTAAVLGLLTIMIRAIHGGEGMWIPIIAIPVLYLVCMWTRPLFNRNKIRIRLLLTSTLVFLTCSGVLLSIHLLFNDLLTFGFMFSFIITHILGMLLTVYLVEYFHTQHLLLTKLIRMEKVEVVSHLAASISHEVRNPLTSSRGFVQMVQESADITEKEKQFLDVAIQEMDRATDIIHDYLTFAKPAPDKVENLSAKNMMEKAIHVMQPLANLNNVVISSRMSNEVVKGNAGLYIQALVNIMKNSIEAMPKGGEIHITSEVHNQTVRIHIQDEGIGMTPLQITRLGEPYFSTKERKGTGLGMMVVFRVIEAMNGEVQISSEKGVGTKTTILLPTG; encoded by the coding sequence ATGCAGCACTTTTTAATCAATTTACTTGTTATATTTTTATCCATCCTTTTTATGCAGTTCTGGCTTAACCAACCGCTCAGATACAATCGACGAAATGAATTTGTCATGTTCATCTCTTTAGGATTTGCGATTCTGTTATGCATGCTGTTTCCTTTTAAAATCAGTGCCGGCCTCATATTTGACCTTCGTTTTATTTCATTTATTCTGGCATGTTTTTATGCCCATCCATTCACAGCGGCTGTCTTAGGATTACTGACAATCATGATCAGGGCAATACACGGGGGAGAGGGGATGTGGATACCGATCATTGCGATTCCTGTCCTATACTTGGTTTGTATGTGGACCCGCCCGTTATTTAATCGTAACAAGATCCGGATCCGGCTGTTGCTCACCTCTACGTTAGTTTTTCTTACCTGTTCAGGAGTCCTGCTTAGCATACACCTATTATTCAATGACCTTCTTACCTTTGGCTTCATGTTTTCATTCATCATCACTCACATTTTAGGGATGCTTCTAACGGTCTATTTAGTAGAATATTTTCATACACAGCACCTTCTCCTCACGAAGCTTATCCGGATGGAAAAAGTAGAGGTAGTCAGCCACCTGGCAGCAAGCATCTCCCATGAAGTCAGGAATCCCCTTACTTCTTCGAGAGGTTTTGTGCAGATGGTACAGGAATCAGCTGATATTACTGAGAAGGAGAAGCAATTCCTGGACGTTGCGATACAAGAGATGGACAGGGCGACCGACATCATTCATGATTACCTCACATTCGCTAAACCTGCCCCTGATAAGGTGGAGAACCTATCTGCAAAGAACATGATGGAGAAAGCGATCCATGTGATGCAGCCGCTTGCCAACCTGAATAATGTCGTGATTTCGTCCCGTATGTCTAATGAAGTGGTGAAAGGGAATGCGGGACTATATATACAGGCACTCGTCAATATTATGAAAAACAGTATAGAAGCGATGCCGAAAGGGGGAGAAATTCACATCACCTCCGAAGTACATAATCAAACAGTGCGCATACATATCCAAGATGAAGGAATCGGGATGACCCCGCTTCAGATCACACGCCTAGGTGAACCTTATTTCTCCACAAAGGAAAGAAAGGGGACAGGCCTCGGCATGATGGTGGTCTTCAGGGTCATTGAAGCGATGAACGGGGAAGTACAGATTTCCAGTGAAAAAGGGGTCGGAACGAAAACGACGATTCTGCTTCCGACAGGATAG